In one Balaenoptera acutorostrata chromosome 5, mBalAcu1.1, whole genome shotgun sequence genomic region, the following are encoded:
- the TMA16 gene encoding translation machinery-associated protein 16 isoform X1, translated as MPKAPKGKRVGQEKKVIHPYSRKAAQITREAHKQEKKEKLKNEKALRLNLIGEKLQWFQNHLDPKKVGYSKRDACELIESFLFFRYLNRFSSELEQIELHNSVKARQGRRHCSREAAIKQTVARERRQYGGYGLEIPDILNAGNLKTFREWDFDLKKLPNIKMRKICANDAVPKKCKKKTVTAVDRDLGELELKDESGDTDEEMTAVA; from the exons CCTAAAGCACCAAAGGGAAAACGTGtaggacaagaaaaaaaagtcatccatCCATACAGTAGAAAAGCGGCTCAGATTACGAGAGAGGcccacaaacaagaaaaaaaggaaaa ACTGAAGAATGAAAAGGCGTTGCGTCTCAACCTTATTG GTGAAAAACTGCAGTGGTTTCAAAATCATCTTGATCCCAAAAAAGTAGGATATTCAAAGAGAGATGCTTGTGAATTAATTGAAAG TTTCTTGTTTTTCAGGTATTTGAATCGGTTCAGCAGTGAGCTGGAGCAGATTGAGTTACACAACAGCGTCAAGGCCAGGCAGGGCCGGCGGCACTGCTCCCGAGAGGCGGCCATCAAGCAGACTGTGGCGCGGGAGAGGCGGCAGTACGGGGGCTACGGCCTCG agaTTCCAGACATTTTAAATGCAGGTAATCTGAAAACTTTTAG GGAATGGGATTTTGATCTGAAGAAATTGCCaaacattaaaatgagaaaaatctgtgCTAATGATGCAGTGCCTAAGAAGTGTAAGAAGAAAACTGTGACAGCTGTAGACAGAGATTTAGGAGAATTGGAACTGAAAGATGAATCAGGTGACACAGATGAGGAGATGACTGCAGTGGCCTAA
- the TMA16 gene encoding translation machinery-associated protein 16 isoform X2 has protein sequence MPKAPKGKRVGQEKKVIHPYSRKAAQITREAHKQEKKEKLKNEKALRLNLIGEKLQWFQNHLDPKKVGYSKRDACELIERYLNRFSSELEQIELHNSVKARQGRRHCSREAAIKQTVARERRQYGGYGLEIPDILNAGNLKTFREWDFDLKKLPNIKMRKICANDAVPKKCKKKTVTAVDRDLGELELKDESGDTDEEMTAVA, from the exons CCTAAAGCACCAAAGGGAAAACGTGtaggacaagaaaaaaaagtcatccatCCATACAGTAGAAAAGCGGCTCAGATTACGAGAGAGGcccacaaacaagaaaaaaaggaaaa ACTGAAGAATGAAAAGGCGTTGCGTCTCAACCTTATTG GTGAAAAACTGCAGTGGTTTCAAAATCATCTTGATCCCAAAAAAGTAGGATATTCAAAGAGAGATGCTTGTGAATTAATTGAAAG GTATTTGAATCGGTTCAGCAGTGAGCTGGAGCAGATTGAGTTACACAACAGCGTCAAGGCCAGGCAGGGCCGGCGGCACTGCTCCCGAGAGGCGGCCATCAAGCAGACTGTGGCGCGGGAGAGGCGGCAGTACGGGGGCTACGGCCTCG agaTTCCAGACATTTTAAATGCAGGTAATCTGAAAACTTTTAG GGAATGGGATTTTGATCTGAAGAAATTGCCaaacattaaaatgagaaaaatctgtgCTAATGATGCAGTGCCTAAGAAGTGTAAGAAGAAAACTGTGACAGCTGTAGACAGAGATTTAGGAGAATTGGAACTGAAAGATGAATCAGGTGACACAGATGAGGAGATGACTGCAGTGGCCTAA